The sequence below is a genomic window from Ignavibacteriales bacterium.
TCATATCAACTTTTGCAGCATCAACATCAACACATATAACATTATTTCCGGTTTCAGCAAAACAGGTTCCTGAAACTAATCCCACATAACCTGTTCCAACTACTGCAATATTCACTAAGTCCTCCGTTTTTTTACTGTGAAATATAGCGATTGACCCAGTAACTTGGAACTGAATTGATTGATCGATAAAATGGATTAGGTGAGAAGAAAAATATTAATTCAGAAAAGTCAGTTTTCGAAAACCGCTTTCATTTTTTCTATTAATATTTTTTTGCTGACTGGTTTATCAAGGATATAGTTTACACCTAGCCTGGAGTATTGTTCTTTAACTTCATTCGCCTGCTTGTCGGCGAGAATTATAACCGGCAGCCGATAGTTCTTTATTGTTTTCCTTACTGACTCGGTTAATTGAATCCCGCCCATTAATGGCGACGAATGATTTGCAAGTATTAAAGTAGGAAATTTGCTCAAAGTTAATTCTAATGCCTCAAAACCATTTTGTGCTTCAACAAGGTTGAATGCTGGAAAATATTTTTTTACGATCTCGCCATAAAAATTTCTGTCCTGTTCATTTTCATCTACAATCAAAATACAATTTGAACTGCAGGGAATGGTAAAATGAAATTCACTGCCTTCGCCCTGCTTTGAATAAAGCCAGATATCACCGCTGTGCCTGTCAATAATTTCTTTTGAAAGAATCAGCCCCATACCCGTT
It includes:
- a CDS encoding response regulator, with the translated sequence MKLFKIDKMFSTAGTRSEKGTGMGLILSKEIIDRHSGDIWLYSKQGEGSEFHFTIPCSSNCILIVDENEQDRNFYGEIVKKYFPAFNLVEAQNGFEALELTLSKFPTLILANHSSPLMGGIQLTESVRKTIKNYRLPVIILADKQANEVKEQYSRLGVNYILDKPVSKKILIEKMKAVFEN